The DNA window gtgTTTAGCcgtaaacaaaatataattcatctttaattttttagtatgACTTTTTCGATGTTattgaaaattatataaataaagcaaaagacGCTCAACAGAACAGTGCATCCGGggatatttctttttattgtgATATATTTTCAAGTGAGTGGGAATCTGAATTTGGAAATATTACCATTGCAAAAAGAACATGTGAAGAGATTGTAAAACTATATAAATCTTTAGATAACCTTAAAAGTGAAACAAGTTCTGCAGATTATAAGAATGATTGcggattttttaattattgggtaaattttaaaatagctGAAAGTAGGAGTAATGGAAGTGATTGTATCAAAGATATTTACGAAGGTATAGGTATAGAGGTTTATTTTACGGATAGTGATATTTCTACGGATAGTGATATTTCTACGGATAGTGATACTaattatatagatatatacGACATTAACAAGGATGACttgaataaaatgaatatattacataGTTTATATGAGAAGTACATTGAACTTAAcgctattatatataataag is part of the Plasmodium cynomolgi strain B DNA, scaffold: 1303, whole genome shotgun sequence genome and encodes:
- a CDS encoding CYIR protein (putative;~vir-type antigen), coding for MGCKGGIESDSYDFFDVIENYINKAKDAQQNSASGDISFYCDIFSSEWESEFGNITIAKRTCEEIVKLYKSLDNLKSETSSADYKNDCGFFNYWVNFKIAESRSNGSDCIKDIYEGIGIEVYFTDSDISTDSDISTDSDTNYIDIYDINKDDLNKMNILHSLYEKYIELNAIIYNKIDLDKQSFLSISTACCNDYIKASYICNGGNHNNDNRQFCTHLQSFKSKYEELYNKVDAKGTEYSNNFIKLSECKKTNTMSTVLIGTTAALIPLFGLLYKVNEINFIF